TATTAACTATTAATCTGGAATCTAGTGATAGCGATACTAGCTCAGATACACAATAATGAACGTTATATGGCGAAATCTAGCAATTAGATTTCGCCAACATTTTTTAGTACATACAGTTTGAATGAAAAAAGGAGAGAAAAAAATGAATTTACCAAATAAATTAACGGTTATCCGAATTTTTATGATACCAATTTTTGTTATTCTTTGTGTGGTCCCCTTTAATTGGGGCAGCATTACATGGCTTGATTCTACCATCCCAGTTACAAGCTTAGTTGCTACTATTATTTTCATCGTAGCAGCTCTTACAGACTGGTTTGATGGACATTTAGCACGTAAATACAACCTGATTACCAATTTCGGTAAATTTGCAGATCCGATGGCTGATAAGCTTCTTGTGGCAGCTGCATTTATTATTCTAGTAGAAATGCACATTGCTCCTTCTTGGGTTGTTATTTTAATCATCAGTCGTGAACTTGCTGTAACAGGGCTTCGTTTACTGTTAGTAGAAGGTGGAGAAGTACTGGCAGCTGGTCAACTTGGGAAAATTAAAACTTTCACACAAATGATTGCTATTCCATTAATGCTATTAGATAATTTCCCCTTTGCTTGGACAGGTATTCGTGTTGATTTAATATTCTTATATGTTTGTGCGTTCTTTGCAGTATGGTCTGGAATTGACTATTTCTACAAAAACCGTGGCGTATTTAAAGGCTCCATGTAATAAAGAAAAAAGCATACCATGTGTGCTTTTTTTCTATACCAAGAATTCGTTAGGGAGATGAAAAGAAATGGCAAATGCAGAAATTATTGCAGTAGGAACAGAATTATTATTAGGACAAATCGTTAATTCGAACGCCGCTTTTATTTCACAAGAATTAGCAGCGGACGGAATTTATGTCTACCATCATACAGTTGTTGGAGATAACCCAGCGCGTCTAAAAGAAGTGATAAAAATTGCTGAAAACCGCAGTGATATTTTAATTTTAACAGGTGGACTTGGACCAACTGAAGATGATATTACGAAACAAATTTTAGCTGAACATTTGCAGAAAAATTTAATAATCGATCCATTTCATATGAATAAAATTACCGAATATTTTGCTTCAAGAAGTCGTACGATGACTGAAAACAACAAATTACAAGCAGTTATTATTGAAGGGGCGATTGTTTTAAATAATGATTATGGCTTTGCTGCAGGGATGTTTTTACAGCAAAATAACCATACATACATTTTATTACCTGGACCTCCTTCTGAAATGAAACCAATGTTTAGTCATTACGCAAACCCTTTGCTTGTAAAAGATAATGGAGCGGAAAATATTTTAGAATCTAAAATTATGCGTTTTTTTGGTATTGGTGAATCTCAACTAGCTGCGGATTTAAATGATCTGATTGTAACACAAGAGAATCCTACTATCGCTACTTATGCTGGAGATAATGAAGTGATTGTGCGTATTACGGCAACAGCCAAAACAAAGGAAGAAGCAGCGAATCTAGTCAATGAAACCGAACAAGAAATTCTTCAACGTGATGGCGCTTTTTTATATGGATACGGGGAAGTTACTTTGCCAGAATTAGTAACGGCGATGTTGCTAGAGAAAAACATTACCATATCAGCTGCTGAAAGTTTAACGGCCGGTCTTTTTCAAGCTGAAATTGCTCGTTTCCCTGGAATTTCGAAAATTTTCAAAGGGGGAATGGTTACTTACAGTGCAGAAGCAAAACAATCTATTTTACAAGTTTCCAAACAAGTAATTGCAGATAAAGGTGTGGTTAGTTCGGAATGTGCTACTGAGATGGCAGTTAATGTGAGACGGCTTTGCAATACCGATTTGGGTATTAGTTTCACAGGTGTTGCAGGACCAGACAGTTTAGAAGGCCATCCAGCAGGAACTATTTGGATTGGCTTAAGCATCAAAGGGTACAAAACAGAAGCCTATCAATTTGTTTATGGTCGAGATAGGAATCATAATCGTCGCCGAGCTGTAAAACAAGGATTTCAACTAATTAAGCAATTTTTAGATACCAATGCTTCATTTTCTTTTAAGTAAAAAAAGAAATTTGGCAGGCAAAAAGCAAAAAGGACCTATAAAAAAGTATTAGACGCAAGCTTGAAATCCCGCTATAATTAAGGAGAAAGTAACCGGTACTTACACAAAATAAAAAATACGAATAAATGTTCGCTTTTTACTTGCTAATCACTCTAAAATACGTTATAGTAATTCTAGGAAATACATTCTGACTGTTTTTTTTAGAGAGAAGAAGTAGAGAAACAGCTTTTAGGATATTTATGAAGGAGGCAACAACGTGAATGATCGTCAAGCGGCATTAGACCAAGCTTTAAAACAAATTGAAAAACAATTCGGTAAAGGTTCCATTATGAAATTAGGGGAGCATTCAGACCAAAATATATCTACTATTTCTAGTGGTTCATTAGCATTAGATATTGCTTTAGGAGTCGGCGGATATCCCAGAGGGCGTATTATTGAAGTATACGGACCCGAAAGTTCTGGTAAGACAACTGTTGCACTACACGCTATTGCAGAAGTACAAGCTCAAGGTGGGACAGCGGCATTTATTGATGCAGAACATGCACTCGATCCTGCATATGCCAAAAATCTGGGTGTTAATATTGATGAGTTACTTTTATCTCAACCAGATACAGGAGAACAAGCATTAGAAATTGCTGAAGCACTAGTAAGAAGTGGCGCGGTTGATATGCTAGTTATTGACTCTGTAGCAGCACTTGTACCACGAGCAGAAATCGAAGGCGAAATGGGTGATGCACATGTTGGTTTGCAAGCACGATTAATGTCACAAGCTTTACGTAAACTTTCTGGAGCTATCAATAAATCTAAAACTATCGCGATTTTCATCAATCAAATTCGTGAAAAAGTGGGTGTTATGTTCGGTAATCCAGAAATCACACCTGGTGGCCGGGCGCTTAAATTCTATTCTACTGTTCGTTTAGAAGTAAGACGTGCAGAGCAGTTGAAACAAGGTACCGACGTAATGGGTAACAAAACAAAAATTAAAGTAGTAAAAAATAAAGTAGCTCCACCATTTCGTATCGCGGAAGTAGATATTATGTACGGAGAAGGTATCTCACGTGAAGGCGAACTTGTTGATATGGCCGCAGAAGTAGATGTTATCAATAAGAGTGGTTCATGGTATTCTTATAAAGAAGAACGTATCGGTCAAGGTCGTGAAAATGCTAAACAATATTTAAAAGAGCATACTGATATTCGGGACGAAATCTCCAAGCGTGTTCGTGAAGAATATGAAATAGATGGCAGCAATAAAGAACCATTAGCAGAAACAGAAGAAACATTAAGCTTACTTGATGACGAATAATTAACCTGAAATACGTGTTAGGAAATTCACTTCCTGGCACGTATTTTTTACTATTTTAAAAAAACTATGGAAAATAAGCTGTCATTTCATTCCTTTTCTTGACATTGTAAGCTTTGACCTATAAAATTAAGTTGTATATTTTATATTGCTGGGAGACAAGGGAGATGTTTTTCCTTTGAAAATCGGCTTCAACTGAATGGGGAGATTAGCACTCGGTTGTTGATGAAAAATACGCATGTGCCAGAATTATGGCCACCGACATAACAATAACGAAAATTGAATAGCAAAGGAGGTGTAAGGATGACAATCGCAATCACGATCATCTCCAGTTTGCTTTTCTTAATCGTCGGTCTAGTTGTTGGTTCTCTAATTTTTAAATCTAGTACAGAGAAAAAACTGGCTGCTGCAAGGGGGACTGCGGAATTAATTGTAGAAGATGCAAAGAAAGAAGCAGAAACTACAAAAAAAGAAGCATTGCTTGAAGCGAAGGAAGAGAATCATAGGTTACGTACTGAAATCGAAAATGAACTTCGTGGGCGAAGAACAGAGACACAAAAAGCAGAAAATCGCTTATTGCAAAGGGAGGAAAACCTCGACCGTAAAGATACTTCTTTAAGTAAACGAGAAGCTACACTTGAAAGAAAAGAGGAGAGTATCAGTAAACGTCAACAACAAATTGAAGAGAAAGAAAGCAAACTAGCTGAGATGATTCAAGCGGAGCAGACAGAACTTGAAAGAATTTCTGCACTGAGCAAAGAAGAAGCGAAATCAATCATCCTTAACCAGGTAGAAGATGAATTAACACATGATACAGCAATCATGGTGAAAGAATCGGAAAACCGGGCGAAGGAAGAGTCGGATAAAAAAGCAAAGAATATTCTCTCACTAGCTATCCAGCGTTGTGCAGCTGATCATGTGGCAGAAACAACGGTATCTGTTGTTACCTTACCAAATGATGAGATGAAAGGACGGATTATCGGACGTGAAGGCCGTAATATCCGCACGCTAGAAACGCTAACAGGAATCGATTTGATAATTGATGATACACCGGAAGCAGTAATACTTTCCGGATTTGATCCAATTCGACGAGAAATCGCTAGAATCGCCTTAGAAAAACTTGTTCAAGATGGAAGAATCCATCCAGCTCGCATTGAAGAAATGGTGGATAAAGCCCGTAAAGAGGTGGACGAACACATTCGCGAAGTTGGTGAACAAGCAACATTTGAAGTGGGAATTCATTCCATTCATCCTGATTTAATAAAAATTCTTGGCCGCTTGCGTTACCGTACTAGTTACGGACAAAACGTTCTTAACCACTCGCTCGAAGTTTCGAAACTTGCTGGAATTTTAGCAGGGGAGCTCGGGGAAGATGTGACGCTTGCTAAACGGGCCGGACTACTTCATGATATTGGTAAAGCAATTGACCATGAAATTGAAGGAAGTCATGTAGAAATTGGCGTGGAACTTGCAACTAAATACAAAGAAAATGATGTAGTAATCAACAGTATTGCTTCTCATCATGGAGATACAGAGGCTACTTCTGTTATCGCTGTATTGGTGGCTGCAGCAGATGCGCTTTCTGCCGCAAGACCAGGAGCTCGTAGTGAAACGCTAGAAAACTATATTCGTCGTTTAGAGAAACTAGAAGAAATTTCTGAGTCTTACGATGGTGTAGAAAAATCTTATGCTATTCAAGCAGGACGTGAAGTACGTATCATTGTTGAGCCAGATGCTATCGATGATCTTGCTTCTTACCGACTTGCTCGCGACATAAGAAAACGAATTGAAGAGGAATTAGATTATCCGGGCCATATTAAAGTGACCGTCATTCGTGAAACAAGAGCAGTAGAATATGCTAAATAAAAATGAGAGATGCATCGCAAATTTATTTTGTGGTGTATCTTTTTTTAATCGGTTGCCTACCATGAATAAGAACGGTATAATCAAAAGATAACGTTTAAAGGGAGGCGGATTTTTTGAGTGAGTGGGAAATTTTGCCGATGCTACGAGAGCACTATTCAGCAGTAGCAGCAATTCATCAAGAAGGTATTGATACAGGTAATGCTACTTTTCAAGAAAAAACACTAACTTTAGGTGAGTGGAATCAAAAATATTTAACAATAGGCAGGTTGGTAGTTATTTTAAATGGACAAGTAGTTGGCTGGGCAGCATTACTCCCATTTTCTAGTATGAATGCATATAGGGGTGTTGCAGAGCTAAGTATATACATAGCAAAGAGCGCTCGAGGAAAAGGCATTGGAAAAGCTTTAATGCAAGCAATAATTCAAACAAGTGAAGAAAATGGCTTCTGGACACTCCAATCACTAATTTTCCCTGAGAATAAAGCTAGCATCGCACTTCATCACACATTTGGTTTCCGAACACTATGTATCCATGAAAAATTAGGTGAAATGAACGGAACTTTTCGTGATGTTGCCTTATTAGAACGAAGAAGTAATAGAAACGGAGAATAGAGAAATGAAATTATTATTTATAGGTGATGTTGTTGGCTCCATTGGTCGCGACGCCGTAACAGAATATTTACCACAATTAAAGAAAAAATATAAACCAACCATTACTGTAATCAATGGTGAAAATGCGGCAAGTGGTCGAGGTATTACGGAAAAAATTTACAAAGATTTTTTAGAGCTTGGTGCGAATGCAGTAACACTTGGTAACCATACCTGGGATAACCGTGATATTTTTGAATTTATCGATGATGCGAAATATCTTGTTCGTCCAGCGAACTTTCCTGATGATACAACACCTGGTACTGGAATGGTATTTGTAAAAAGTAATCAGCATGAGATTGCTGTTATTAATATGCAAGGCCGTACTTTTCTAGCAGACTTAGATGACCCCTTCCGCAAAATGGACGAATTAGTGGAAGAAGCTAAAAAACGAACAAATATCATTTTTGTTGATTTTCATGCTGAAACGACAAGCGAAAAGGAAGCGATGGGCTGGTATTTAGATGGACGAGTGACCGCTGTTGTTGGGACACACACCCATGTACAAACATCAGATAATCGGATTTTGCCGGAAGGGACTGCTTATCTTACAGATACTGGAATGACTGGACCATATGATGCGATACTTGGAATGGAAAAAGAAGCCGTTATCCGTCGTTTTAAAACGGCTCTTCCAACTAGATTTGAGGTACCAAAAACTGGTCGTGCAGTCTTATCAGGATGTTTGATTACACTTGATGAAACAACTGGGAAAGCGCAAAAAATCGATCGAATACTCATCAATGAAGACCACCCATTTTCCTTTGATTAAGAATGGAGATGAAATTGTGACTGTTTCAAAAGAAGAAATAATGAAAAAAGCAATGGAACTTCGTGACGCATTAGAACAAACGGAAGAAGTATCTTTTTACCGGTTAGCAGAAGAACGAATTAATGCTAACTCCAAAGTAGCGACAAAAGTTTCTAAAATAAAAGCACTACAAAAAGAAGTAGTCAATCTAGAACATTATCAAAAAATAGAAGCGATGAGACAAACGGAAAATCAAATTGATAATGTTAGAGCTGATATTGACTCATTACCAATTGTAACGGAATTTAGACGCGCACAAGAAGATGCTAATGATCTGCTACAATCTATCACTTCAGAGATAACTACCAAAGTAACAGAAGAACTAGAAAAAGATAATTAATCCTTTAAAACTGTCGAATTACTGGCAGTTTTTTCTTTTTGGCTTCACAGAAAAATAAAACTTTATGCTATAATGGAAGGATGAAAATGAAGTAAGGGATGATGAGATAATGACAGAATATACACCAATGATTAAGCAATACTTGGAAATCAAAGACAAATATCAAGATGCTTTCTTATTTTTCCGTCTGGGAGATTTTTATGAAATGTTCTTTGAGGATGCACTAAATGCTTCTCAAATTTTAGAAATTACACTTACTGGTCGTGAGGGTGGAACGAAAGAGAAAATCCCGATGTGCGGAGTTCCATATCATTCAGCGAGTGGGTATATTGATACCTTGATTGAAAAAGGATATAAAGTCGCTATTTGTGAACAAGTAGAAGATCCAAAAACAACAAAAGGCATGGTAAAACGAGAAGTGGTTCAATTAATTTCACCTGGAACTGTGATGGACGAACGGGGTCTTAAAGCAAAAGAAAACAACTATATTGCAGCACTTTACTGTTTTGAAGGAAAAGAATATGGTTTTGCTTACTCTGACCTATCTACCGGAGAGCTAAAATCCACAATTATCGATGCGAGTGAAGATCGCCTAATTAATGAGCTAACGACGCTTTCAACAAGAGAGTTAGTCGTATCATCAACTGAAAAAGAAGTACTTTCAAATGTAATGAAAGAGCAACTAGGTCTCACTTTTTCTATTCATGAAGAAAATGCGATTCCCACCGAAAACGAAAAGTTAGTTACTCGCCATATGTCTTTATCAGAAAAGCTGGCAATTGGTAAATTACTACATTATTTAAAAGAGACACAGAAACGAGATCTTGGTCATTTGCAACAAGCTGTCCACTATGAAACAAGTAGTTATATGAAAATGGATTATTATTCAAAACGCAACTTAGAACTAGCGGAGTCCATTCGTGGCAAAGGACGTCAAGGGACACTGCTTTGGCTACTTGATAATACGCAAACGGCGATGGGTGGTCGGATGTTAAAACAATGGATAGATCGACCGCTAATTGATCGTAAAAAAATTATCGAACGTCAAAACGATGTCAGTGAACTTATGGCTCATTTTTTCGAACGCTTAGAACTAGTAGAAAACTTAAAAAATGTATATGACCTAGAACGTCTTGCTGGTAGGGTTGCATATGGTAATGTTAATGCACGCGACTTGATTCAGCTGCGGAATTCGTTATATCAAATCCCACGCATTCGCGCAACACTACTTTCAATGAATACACCTAGTTTAACTGAGCTAGCAAATCAACTAGACCCATGCGAAGAATTGACTGAAAAACTAGAAGAAGCGATTATGGACTCTGCTCCAATTTCGATTCGCGAAGGCGGTATTATAAAGGACGGGTATAACAGTCAATTAGATACTTATCGTGATGCAAGCAGGAATGGCAAAACATGGATTGCTGAATTAGAACGGAAAGAGCGGGAATTGACAGGCATTAAAACGATGAAGGTGGGTTTTAATCGCGTTTTTGGTTATTACATTGAAGTTACCCGAGCGAATACGCATTTGCTTCCAGAAGGCCGATATGAGCGCAAACAGACCCTAACTAATGCCGAACGTTATATTACTCCAGAATTAAAAGAGAAAGAAAAACTAATTTTAGATGCGGAAGAGAAAAGCATGGAATTAGAATATCAATTGTTCACGGAAGTCCGAGAAACTGTAAAAGACTACATCGACCGCCTTCAAAAACTAGCAAAATCTGTTAGCGAAATTGATTGTTTACAAAGTTTTGCAGATGTTAGTGAGAAAAATCATTTTATTCGTCCAACACTTAGCGAGGATGGGTCACTCCATGTGAAACAAGGTCGTCATCCAGTCGTAGAAAAAGTGATGGGCGCACAAAGCTATGTAGCCAATGATTGCGATTTAGACGAAAATAGAGAAATATTATTAATTACTGGTCCGAATATGTCCGGTAAAAGTACGTATATGCGTCAAGTTGCATTGATGGCAATTTGTGCACAAGTAGGTTGTTTTGTACCTGCAGAAGAAGCAATTTTACCGATTTTCGACCAAATTTTTACAAGGATTGGCGCAGCTGATGATTTAATCGCCGGCCAAAGTACTTTTATGGTAGAGATGTTAGAAGCCCGGAATGCCATTGTTCATGCTACTAAGGATAGTTTAATTTTATTTGACGAAATTGGTCGCGGAACCGCTACTTATGATGGAATGGCATTAGCACAAGCAATTATTGAATATATTCATGAAAATGTACATGCCAAAACGTTATTTTCAACCCATTATCATGAATTGACTGACTTAGAAAAAGAGCTACGCGGTTTGCAAAATATCCATGTGAGTGCTGTAGAAGAAAATGGCAAGGTTGTTTTCCTTCATAAAATCAAAGAAGGACCAGCTGATAAAAGCTACGGGATTCATGTTGCTGAATTAGCCGAATTACCAAAATCGTTAATTGAACGCGCCAGCCGGATTCTCGAACAGCTTGAAAATGACGATAAAAAAATCATTATTTCCAGTGAAATGCAACCTGAAGAAATTCATGAGGAAATACAACTTTCGATGTTCCCAGTAGAGCCAGAGAGAAAAACATCTTCCAAAGAAGCGAAATTAATCAAAGAAATTGCTGCGCTAAATATTATGCAAATGACTCCAATGGATGCAATGAATAAATTATATGAACTACAAAGTAAAACGCATTAAAAAGAGAAAGGCGGGGCTCTAAATGGCTAAACATATCGTAGAATTAACGGATGCTTTATCTAATAAAATAGCTGCTGGAGAAGTAGTAGAACGACCTGCGTCTGTTGTAAAAGAGCTGGTAGAGAATGCGATTGATGCCGGTAGTACGGTAATTGATATCCTAGTAGAAGAAGCAGGATTAAATAAAATTACTATCATTGATAATGGGAGTGGGATTGAAGAAGAGGATGTCGCTACAGCTTTTCTTCGTCATGCAACAAGCAAAATTAAAAATGAAGCAGACTTATTTCGTGTCCATACTTTAGGCTTTCGTGGGGAGGCGCTTCCAAGTATTGCTTCCGTATCACATTTATCCATGGAAACATCTACTGGTGAATCCAAAGGTACAAGCATTTCACTAGAAGGCGGGAAAATCATCGAACAAAAAAGTGGACATGCAAGAAAAGGGACGCAAATTGAAGTATCACAGCTATTCTTTAATACACCAGCCCGCTTAAAATACTTAAAAAGTTTACCGACTGAACTTGGAAACATCACAGACATTTTAAATCGCTTAGCTTTAGCTCATCCAGACATTAGCTTCCGTTTTTCACATAACGGCAAATCGATATTACAATCGAATGGTAACGGAGATTTAAGACAAGTTATTGCAGCAATTTATGGTGTTTCGATTGCCAGAAAGTCCATTCCTGTAGAAGCAGAGTCGCTTGATTTTAAAATATCAGGCTATGCAGTTTTACCAGAAGTAAATCGCTCTAACCGAAATTATATATCGACAATTATTAATGGTCGCTTTATTAAAAATTTTGCCTTAGTAAAAGCAATTCAAGAAGGCTACCATACACTTCTACCAATTGGCCGTTTTCCAATTATTGTTCTTCAAATTGAAATGGATCCTATTATTGTAGACGTAAATGTCCATCCAGCAAAATTAGAAGTTCGTTTAAGCAAAGAAAAAGAACTGGGGCAACTAATTAGTCAAATGATTAAACAAGCTTTCCATGAATTGCAACTTATTCCAGATGGAGAGGTATCAAAAAAACAGAAAGAACTTCAAAAATCAGAACAAATTCAGATGTCATTTGAAGAGAATAAACCGAAAGAGGAATCACCGACACTATTCTCTAAACCAAATATTCCAGAATATATTCCTTCAGATGATGATGCTCCAATCGAAACGGATTTCATTTTAGAATCAGCTCCAGTTTATTCACCCGAAGAAGAAATAGAGCATCCAGAAACACCAAAAGAACGCATCCCCAAAATGTATCCTATTGGTCAAATGCATGCTACCTATATCTTTGCTCAAAATGAAAATGGTTTATATATTATCGACCAGCACGCAGCACAAGAACGAATTAAATATGAATTTTATCGCGAGAAAATTGGTGAAGTAAGTCGCGAACTGCAAGAGTTACTTGTACCAATTGTATTAGAGTTTCCAGCAGATGAATATGTTCGTCTAGAAGAGCAAAAGGCAAAACTAGAAGAAGTGGGAGTATTTTTAGAAAGCTTCGGCCAAAACAGCTACATTATTCGTGCGCACCCAACGTGGTTTCCGAAAGGCCAAGAAGAGGAAACGCTTCGAGAAATTATTGACGAAGCTTTAACTTCTCCAAGCATTAGTATTCACAAGCTCAGAGAAGATACGGCAATAATGATGAGCTGCAAAAAATCGATCAAAGCAAACCATTATTTAACAATGAAAGACATGGAAGCTTTACTGGATACGTTAAGAGAAGCTAGTGATCCATTTACTTGCCCACATGGTCGTCCTGTCATTATTCAATACTCCACCTACGAACTTGAAAAAATGTTTAAACGTGTTATGTAAAAGAGGAGGTATTATCATTGGCTTTACCATTTTCCAGTCAAACAATCATCCCAGCAGCGCATAACCAAAAAGATATGGAGAAAATATTAGAATTAGACAGTACGTATATGGTTATGTTAGAAACGCATGTAGCTCAATTAAAAGCATTAGTTAAATTTGCCCAAGCAGGCGGAAAAAAAGTATTGCTACATGCCGATTTAGTCAATGGACTAAAAAATGATGAATACGCGATTGATTTTTTATGCAAAGAAATTTGTCCAGATGGTATCATTTCAACTAGAGGTAATGCTATTATCAAAGCTAAGCAACATAAAATGCTCGCCATTCAACGTTTATTTATGATTGATTCTAGTGCCTATAACAAGGGTGTCGCGCTTATTCAAAAAGTACAACCAGATTGTATCGAACTATTGCCAGGCATTATCCCGGAGCAAGTGCAAAAAATGACAGAGAAATTGCATATACCTGTTATTGCAGGTGGTTTAATAGAAACAACCAATCAAATTGACCGAGTGCTAGCTAGTGGAGCAATAGCTGTAACAACGTCGAACAAATACTTATGGTGAGTGAAAGCGGAGGGACTCGTAAATCGAGCCTCCGCTTTTTTATGAAAAACAATGAAAACGCCATATAATCCTCTCAAGCATTGCAAATACACAGGTTAAGCGTTATCTTCCTGTTTTAAAAATAATCTCTGTTTTAAAACTGTGTCATAACAGTGGTGGGTCTGCTAGGTAGTACAGGGAAGAAAATAAATTAAAATTAGAATAAAATTAGAATGATGATAATTTAATAAAATGGCTTCATATGGCGATGTTCATCAGTTTTTAATATAAATGACACAGAAAATTCATAAAAAACTTTGAAAATAAATGCACAAAACTGTAGTATTTTTTATAGAATATGTTATGATAACAGTGTAGATTATTTCTAATTCAGTTTGCTCACAAAAGCACGCTCGAGAATGAACAATAAATGGAGGTTATATGATGACTGAACAATGGTATGAATTCGCAGGTGGTAACTGGCAACAAGAAGTAGATGTACGTGACTTTATCTTAAAAAACTATCGCTTATACGATGGTGACGACTCTTTTCTAGTAGGCCCTACTGAAGCAACAACAAAACTTTGGGATCAAGTAATGGACTTAACTAAACAAGAACGTGAAAACGGTGGCGTACTCGATATGGATACCAAAATCGTTTCAACCATTACTTCACATGACCCAGGTTACTTAAACAAAGATTTAGAAAAAGTAGTTGGTGTACAAACTGATGTACCTTTCAAACGCGCTTTACAACCATTCGGCGGAATCCGTATGGCAGAAGTGGCAGCTGAATCTTATGGTTTTAAAGTAGACGAAGAAATTAGTCACATTTTCTCTGAATATCGCAAAACACATAACCAAGGTGTATTCGATGCTTACACTGCAGAAATGCGTGCAGCTCGTAAATCAGGCGTAATTACCGGACTTCCAGATGCTTATGGTCGTGGACGTATTATCGGTGACTACCGTCGTGTAGCACTTTATGGTGTGGACTTCTTAATTAAACAAAAGAAAAATGATTTAAATAATACAGGCTTACGCACAATGAGCGATGATGTTATTCGTCAACGTGAAGAACTAAACGAACAAATTCGCGCTCTAGGTGAATTGAAAGTACTTGGCGAAAAACATGGTTTCGATCTTGGGCGCCCTGCAAAAACTGCGCAAGAAGCTTTCCAATGGTTATATCTTGGTTACCTTGCTGCAATTAAAGAACAAAATGGTGCTGCAATGAGTTTAGGTCGTACTTCTACATTCCTCGATATTTATGTAGAACGCGATTTACGCAATGGTCTAATTACAGAAGAAGAAGCGCAAGAAATTGTCGATCACTTCATTATGAAATTACGTCTTGTCAAATTTGCTCGTACACCTGATTACAACGAATTATTCTCTGGAGATCCAACTTGGGTTACTGAATCCATCGGTGGTATTACTGAAGAAGGTGTTCCACTTGTAACGAAAAACTCCTTCCGTTTCTTACACACATTAGATAACTTAGGACCTGCTCCAGAACCAAACTTGACAGTACTATGGTCGACTCATTTACCATCAGGATTCAAGAAGTTCTGTGCGAAAATGTCCATTAAAACATCAGCTATTCAATACGAAAATGATGATGTTATGCGTCCTAAATGGGGAGACGATTACGCAATCGCATGTTGTGTATCCGCAATGCGTGTTGGTAAACAAATGCAATTCTTTGGCGCTCGTGCTAACCTTGCTAAAACACTTCTTTACGCAATCAATGGTGGTATTGATGAAAAATCGAAAGCACAAGTTGGACCAGCATATCGTCCAATCGAAGGCGATGTATTAGAT
The nucleotide sequence above comes from Listeria ivanovii subsp. londoniensis. Encoded proteins:
- a CDS encoding TIGR00282 family metallophosphoesterase — encoded protein: MKLLFIGDVVGSIGRDAVTEYLPQLKKKYKPTITVINGENAASGRGITEKIYKDFLELGANAVTLGNHTWDNRDIFEFIDDAKYLVRPANFPDDTTPGTGMVFVKSNQHEIAVINMQGRTFLADLDDPFRKMDELVEEAKKRTNIIFVDFHAETTSEKEAMGWYLDGRVTAVVGTHTHVQTSDNRILPEGTAYLTDTGMTGPYDAILGMEKEAVIRRFKTALPTRFEVPKTGRAVLSGCLITLDETTGKAQKIDRILINEDHPFSFD
- a CDS encoding RicAFT regulatory complex protein RicA family protein → MTVSKEEIMKKAMELRDALEQTEEVSFYRLAEERINANSKVATKVSKIKALQKEVVNLEHYQKIEAMRQTENQIDNVRADIDSLPIVTEFRRAQEDANDLLQSITSEITTKVTEELEKDN
- the mutS gene encoding DNA mismatch repair protein MutS encodes the protein MTEYTPMIKQYLEIKDKYQDAFLFFRLGDFYEMFFEDALNASQILEITLTGREGGTKEKIPMCGVPYHSASGYIDTLIEKGYKVAICEQVEDPKTTKGMVKREVVQLISPGTVMDERGLKAKENNYIAALYCFEGKEYGFAYSDLSTGELKSTIIDASEDRLINELTTLSTRELVVSSTEKEVLSNVMKEQLGLTFSIHEENAIPTENEKLVTRHMSLSEKLAIGKLLHYLKETQKRDLGHLQQAVHYETSSYMKMDYYSKRNLELAESIRGKGRQGTLLWLLDNTQTAMGGRMLKQWIDRPLIDRKKIIERQNDVSELMAHFFERLELVENLKNVYDLERLAGRVAYGNVNARDLIQLRNSLYQIPRIRATLLSMNTPSLTELANQLDPCEELTEKLEEAIMDSAPISIREGGIIKDGYNSQLDTYRDASRNGKTWIAELERKERELTGIKTMKVGFNRVFGYYIEVTRANTHLLPEGRYERKQTLTNAERYITPELKEKEKLILDAEEKSMELEYQLFTEVRETVKDYIDRLQKLAKSVSEIDCLQSFADVSEKNHFIRPTLSEDGSLHVKQGRHPVVEKVMGAQSYVANDCDLDENREILLITGPNMSGKSTYMRQVALMAICAQVGCFVPAEEAILPIFDQIFTRIGAADDLIAGQSTFMVEMLEARNAIVHATKDSLILFDEIGRGTATYDGMALAQAIIEYIHENVHAKTLFSTHYHELTDLEKELRGLQNIHVSAVEENGKVVFLHKIKEGPADKSYGIHVAELAELPKSLIERASRILEQLENDDKKIIISSEMQPEEIHEEIQLSMFPVEPERKTSSKEAKLIKEIAALNIMQMTPMDAMNKLYELQSKTH
- the mutL gene encoding DNA mismatch repair endonuclease MutL — its product is MAKHIVELTDALSNKIAAGEVVERPASVVKELVENAIDAGSTVIDILVEEAGLNKITIIDNGSGIEEEDVATAFLRHATSKIKNEADLFRVHTLGFRGEALPSIASVSHLSMETSTGESKGTSISLEGGKIIEQKSGHARKGTQIEVSQLFFNTPARLKYLKSLPTELGNITDILNRLALAHPDISFRFSHNGKSILQSNGNGDLRQVIAAIYGVSIARKSIPVEAESLDFKISGYAVLPEVNRSNRNYISTIINGRFIKNFALVKAIQEGYHTLLPIGRFPIIVLQIEMDPIIVDVNVHPAKLEVRLSKEKELGQLISQMIKQAFHELQLIPDGEVSKKQKELQKSEQIQMSFEENKPKEESPTLFSKPNIPEYIPSDDDAPIETDFILESAPVYSPEEEIEHPETPKERIPKMYPIGQMHATYIFAQNENGLYIIDQHAAQERIKYEFYREKIGEVSRELQELLVPIVLEFPADEYVRLEEQKAKLEEVGVFLESFGQNSYIIRAHPTWFPKGQEEETLREIIDEALTSPSISIHKLREDTAIMMSCKKSIKANHYLTMKDMEALLDTLREASDPFTCPHGRPVIIQYSTYELEKMFKRVM